Proteins from a single region of Chryseobacterium sp. T16E-39:
- a CDS encoding T9SS type B sorting domain-containing protein — protein sequence MKKTIPFYFLLILLCFPLQLISQTYQLTGNPVNTTGWTMVAPTVVNTDFVQLTPDTNDQSGSIRLNEPINLKYCDKWRVEFDFRMDSNQTYTGDGIAFWYLANPPIASILGSGLGVSQNAIGFITAFDTYNNATGSSGMSKVHVAYGQVQNTTDTNNVEFFNVPGSSFHSADLNVTQPFQGTNYKHVEVSGEVDPAAPANWIVKITLDGNLIVNQSFAPAGAAAAMTVGYFGFSASTGGARSRHSIKNVKVYVDKIPLLQTAITKTICPDLAGMASIDLTTLNSQFTATPSNYNFTYYITGSGTPIPNPTNFQYNTTTNISVVIKDPTSVLCDNNDATVVLKVAPTVTVNEATLRSCFIEATPALASFNLTAAVVTPTAPLGLTKKYYPSLTDATNGTNEISTPAAYIAPNGVVYVRVTNSNGCYAIAKVTLIVIAPVLSTVLKDKTICIEDKTTLDAGPGFASYLWSTGATTQTITNVGVGVYWVKLKTGECIATQNVKVFPSEQPVINSVDITSTSITVNVTGGTPPYQYSLDNINWQNSNVFNNIPRGESNIFVKDAYDCEPIDITVTVPNLINVITPNGDGVNDVIDYSALAIKQNLVFSIFDRYGAKIYQGDKSNKYRWDGTIVGRKVSTGSYWFSVTWNENDKKSTAIKYSGWILVKNRE from the coding sequence ATGAAAAAAACTATACCCTTTTATTTTCTTCTCATTTTGCTCTGTTTTCCCCTACAGCTTATCTCACAAACTTATCAGCTAACAGGGAATCCAGTGAACACAACAGGATGGACAATGGTTGCTCCAACTGTAGTGAATACCGATTTTGTTCAACTCACTCCAGATACCAATGACCAATCAGGTTCCATAAGATTAAACGAACCCATCAACTTAAAATATTGTGACAAATGGAGAGTAGAGTTCGATTTTAGGATGGATTCAAACCAAACATACACCGGAGATGGTATTGCATTCTGGTATTTAGCCAATCCTCCGATTGCAAGTATTTTAGGTTCCGGATTGGGTGTTTCTCAAAATGCAATTGGCTTTATTACAGCTTTTGACACGTACAACAATGCTACAGGAAGCTCAGGAATGAGTAAAGTACATGTTGCGTACGGACAGGTTCAAAATACCACGGACACCAATAATGTTGAGTTTTTCAATGTTCCCGGAAGTTCTTTTCACTCAGCAGATCTGAATGTTACACAACCATTTCAGGGAACCAACTATAAACATGTTGAAGTGAGTGGAGAAGTTGATCCGGCTGCTCCCGCCAACTGGATTGTAAAAATAACTCTCGACGGTAACTTAATCGTAAACCAATCCTTCGCTCCTGCTGGCGCTGCGGCAGCAATGACCGTAGGATATTTCGGATTCTCAGCTTCTACAGGAGGGGCCAGATCAAGACATTCTATTAAAAACGTAAAGGTTTATGTAGACAAAATTCCTCTTTTACAAACTGCGATCACCAAAACCATTTGCCCGGATCTAGCAGGCATGGCTAGTATTGATTTAACGACATTGAACTCACAGTTTACCGCAACTCCCAGCAATTATAATTTTACATATTATATTACAGGAAGTGGAACTCCAATTCCAAATCCCACGAATTTCCAATATAATACGACCACAAATATTTCTGTTGTCATAAAAGACCCAACATCTGTTTTATGTGACAATAACGATGCAACGGTCGTCTTAAAAGTTGCTCCAACCGTTACCGTGAATGAGGCAACATTAAGATCCTGTTTTATAGAAGCGACCCCAGCACTGGCTTCATTTAACCTGACAGCTGCTGTGGTAACACCTACCGCTCCTTTAGGGCTAACAAAAAAATACTACCCATCACTAACAGATGCTACAAACGGAACCAACGAAATCAGCACACCCGCAGCATACATCGCCCCTAATGGAGTCGTTTATGTCCGAGTAACCAACTCAAACGGATGCTATGCCATAGCCAAAGTAACACTCATAGTAATTGCCCCTGTGCTTTCAACAGTATTAAAAGACAAAACAATCTGTATTGAGGATAAGACCACTCTGGATGCAGGTCCTGGATTTGCATCATACCTTTGGAGTACCGGAGCTACAACTCAAACAATCACCAATGTAGGTGTAGGGGTTTATTGGGTAAAACTAAAGACAGGTGAGTGTATTGCCACTCAAAACGTTAAAGTATTCCCTTCAGAACAACCGGTAATTAACAGTGTGGATATTACAAGCACCTCAATCACAGTGAATGTAACAGGTGGAACACCGCCTTATCAATATTCTTTAGATAATATCAATTGGCAAAACTCTAATGTATTTAACAATATACCAAGAGGGGAAAGCAACATATTTGTAAAAGATGCCTATGACTGTGAACCTATTGATATTACTGTAACTGTTCCAAATCTGATCAACGTGATCACCCCTAACGGAGATGGAGTAAATGATGTAATCGATTATTCAGCTTTAGCTATTAAACAAAACCTGGTTTTCAGTATTTTCGACCGGTATGGAGCTAAAATTTACCAGGGTGATAAATCCAATAAATACAGATGGGACGGAACGATTGTCGGCAGAAAAGTATCCACAGGAAGCTACTGGTTTTCTGTAACCTGGAATGAAAATGATAAAAAGAGTACAGCTATTAAATATTCCGGATGGATATTGGTAAAAAATAGGGAGTAA
- a CDS encoding NAD(P)H-dependent oxidoreductase: MNYLEALSRRYSVKKFNKEIIPQETLHNILESGKLSASSLGLQPYKILIVESEEMKQKLIPAFYNPSQISTCSHLIVIVSKKTIDENYIRGYFNHISEVRDIPLEQLDLFKKSINQHITQKKNEEVFNWAEKQSYIVLANLMYAAAIENIDTCPMEGFREDLIENILGLNPDIEKVTVTLAMGYRSEEDLFQHMKKVRKPNEKLFKFI, from the coding sequence ATGAATTATTTGGAAGCTTTAAGCAGAAGATATTCTGTAAAAAAATTCAATAAAGAAATTATTCCTCAGGAAACACTTCATAACATTCTTGAGTCAGGAAAACTGTCTGCAAGTTCTTTGGGACTTCAGCCCTACAAAATCTTAATTGTTGAAAGCGAAGAAATGAAACAAAAGCTGATACCCGCTTTTTATAATCCTTCTCAAATTTCCACTTGCTCCCATCTTATAGTCATTGTTTCAAAAAAAACAATCGATGAAAACTATATCCGAGGTTATTTTAATCATATTTCTGAAGTAAGAGATATCCCTTTAGAACAGCTTGATCTTTTTAAAAAGAGTATCAATCAACATATTACTCAGAAAAAAAATGAAGAAGTCTTCAACTGGGCAGAAAAACAATCTTATATAGTTTTAGCTAATCTAATGTATGCTGCAGCTATTGAAAATATTGATACTTGTCCGATGGAAGGTTTTCGTGAAGATCTGATTGAAAACATTTTAGGTCTTAATCCGGACATAGAAAAAGTAACCGTTACCCTGGCAATGGGCTACCGATCTGAAGAGGACCTCTTCCAACATATGAAAAAAGTGAGGAAACCAAACGAAAAATTGTTTAAATTTATTTAA
- the nadB gene encoding L-aspartate oxidase has translation MIKADVLIIGSGISGLSYAIKVSEQLPDAKIIIVTKSDEDESNTKYAQGGLAVVTDFKKDNFDKHIEDTMRAGDGESKRDVVEMVVKEAPARFNEIVEWGANFDMKNGEFALGREGGHTENRIVHHKDITGFEIERALLLTAKNSANIEILDHHYVIDIITQHHVPGKELNEGDIHCYGAYILDEKSKAIKKITSKITLVATGGAGHVYKNTTNPTIATGDGIAFVARAKGNVSNMQYYQFHPTALYSKIDGMLFLISEAVRGDGAKLRTKRGEKFMHKYDEREELASRDIVARAIDNEMKISGDEYVGLDCREMNQEKFLDHFPNIYKKCKEEAIDPFTQLIPVVPACHYLMGGIEVDRDGQSSIKNLFAVGECTNSGLHGANRLASNSLLEGLVFGHNAAMKTAELLNHNNFNFDDLKAVPEWNEEGMKIIDEMVIVSYLRKQLQEMMSDLVGIVRSNRRLKMALQKHHEIAEAVDEIYRYSILSPQLSELRNLTTVAHLIITQSMQMTENKGAFYNKDLA, from the coding sequence ATGATAAAAGCGGATGTATTAATAATTGGTTCCGGAATCTCCGGACTTTCTTATGCAATTAAAGTTTCTGAACAACTTCCTGATGCCAAAATAATAATAGTAACGAAATCTGATGAGGATGAAAGCAATACAAAATATGCCCAAGGCGGTTTAGCCGTTGTTACCGATTTCAAGAAAGACAATTTCGACAAGCATATTGAAGATACCATGCGCGCTGGTGACGGAGAAAGCAAACGTGATGTAGTAGAAATGGTGGTAAAAGAAGCTCCTGCAAGATTTAATGAAATTGTAGAATGGGGCGCAAACTTTGACATGAAGAATGGAGAATTTGCTTTAGGAAGAGAGGGAGGACATACAGAAAACAGAATTGTTCATCATAAAGATATTACAGGTTTTGAGATTGAAAGAGCACTTTTGCTTACCGCTAAAAACAGCGCAAACATTGAGATTCTGGATCATCATTATGTTATCGATATCATTACGCAGCACCATGTTCCCGGAAAAGAATTAAATGAAGGTGATATCCACTGTTACGGGGCCTATATTTTAGATGAAAAGTCTAAAGCCATTAAAAAAATTACTTCAAAAATAACTCTTGTTGCTACGGGAGGAGCAGGTCACGTTTATAAAAACACAACCAACCCAACTATTGCAACAGGTGACGGAATCGCTTTCGTTGCCCGTGCGAAAGGTAATGTTTCCAATATGCAATATTATCAGTTCCACCCTACTGCTTTATACAGCAAAATTGATGGAATGCTATTTTTAATTTCTGAAGCTGTGCGTGGTGATGGTGCAAAGCTTAGAACAAAAAGAGGCGAAAAGTTCATGCATAAATATGATGAACGTGAAGAGCTTGCCTCCAGAGATATTGTTGCCAGAGCTATTGATAATGAAATGAAAATTTCCGGTGATGAGTATGTCGGTTTAGACTGCAGAGAAATGAACCAGGAAAAATTCTTAGATCATTTCCCGAATATATATAAAAAATGCAAAGAAGAAGCAATTGATCCTTTTACACAACTAATTCCAGTAGTTCCAGCCTGTCATTACCTAATGGGGGGGATTGAAGTAGATAGGGATGGTCAATCTTCTATTAAAAACCTATTTGCAGTAGGAGAATGTACCAACTCCGGATTACACGGAGCCAACAGACTAGCTTCCAACTCTTTACTTGAAGGCCTTGTATTTGGTCACAACGCTGCTATGAAAACGGCAGAATTATTAAATCACAACAACTTTAATTTTGACGACTTAAAGGCTGTCCCCGAATGGAATGAAGAGGGGATGAAGATTATTGACGAAATGGTCATTGTGAGCTATTTAAGAAAACAGCTCCAGGAAATGATGAGCGATTTGGTTGGTATTGTAAGAAGCAACAGACGATTGAAGATGGCTTTACAAAAACATCATGAAATTGCAGAAGCAGTTGATGAAATATACCGCTACTCTATTCTTTCTCCTCAATTATCCGAACTGAGAAATTTAACCACCGTTGCACATCTCATCATTACGCAGTCCATGCAAATGACAGAGAACAAAGGAGCATTTTATAATAAAGATCTAGCTTAA
- the nadC gene encoding carboxylating nicotinate-nucleotide diphosphorylase, whose product MKKPNYVTDKALKLFIKSALEEDIQEGDHSTLSTIPKDLKQSAKLLVKQDCILAGVELAEIIFKTFDKNLKVETFIKDGEAAKVGDIAFTVTGSAQSILSTERLILNCMQRMSGIATLTHEWDARLVGTKTKLLDTRKTTPNFRICEKWAVAIGGGTNHRYGLYDMIMLKDNHIDYNGSITNAVKMAKDYIKKNKKKLKIEVETRNLEEVQEAIKAKVDRIMLDNMDVKTMKQAVEMINGVCESEASGGITRDELKEIASTGVTYISVGALTHSADNIDLSLKAVK is encoded by the coding sequence ATGAAAAAGCCAAACTACGTAACAGATAAAGCACTTAAATTATTTATAAAATCAGCTCTGGAAGAAGACATCCAAGAAGGTGATCATTCTACCTTATCTACAATTCCTAAAGATCTGAAGCAAAGTGCCAAACTACTGGTAAAACAAGATTGTATTCTTGCAGGAGTAGAACTAGCTGAGATTATATTCAAAACTTTTGATAAAAACTTAAAAGTTGAAACCTTCATCAAAGATGGAGAAGCCGCAAAGGTAGGTGACATCGCTTTTACCGTTACAGGAAGTGCTCAATCTATACTTTCCACTGAAAGATTGATCCTGAATTGTATGCAAAGGATGAGTGGAATTGCAACGCTTACTCACGAATGGGATGCCAGATTAGTTGGAACAAAAACTAAATTATTAGATACCAGAAAAACAACTCCTAATTTTAGGATATGTGAAAAATGGGCAGTTGCTATTGGAGGTGGAACCAACCACAGATATGGACTTTACGACATGATCATGCTGAAAGACAACCACATAGATTATAACGGCAGCATTACCAATGCCGTAAAAATGGCCAAAGATTACATCAAAAAGAATAAGAAAAAGCTTAAAATAGAAGTAGAAACGAGAAACCTTGAGGAGGTTCAGGAAGCTATTAAGGCGAAAGTAGATAGAATTATGCTTGATAATATGGATGTTAAAACAATGAAGCAGGCAGTTGAAATGATTAATGGAGTTTGTGAATCTGAAGCTTCAGGTGGAATTACAAGAGATGAACTTAAAGAAATTGCCTCTACTGGAGTGACCTACATTTCTGTCGGAGCCCTCACACACTCGGCTGACAACATTGATTTAAGCCTCAAAGCCGTGAAGTAG